The following proteins are encoded in a genomic region of Acidobacteriota bacterium:
- the pgsA gene encoding CDP-diacylglycerol--glycerol-3-phosphate 3-phosphatidyltransferase — protein sequence MNLPNLLTLLRITTIPFFVTVLLTEKFPNREIWGIVIFLAASLTDLLDGWIARRRRQVTTMGIILDPIADKLLVSAAFISLVQMQLAPAWMVVIIIGREFAVSGLRNIASSEGFTIRASMLGKTKMIFQVAAVCLILAGARFGGVWSQLGRISLWMVLLVAIWSMVHYFYKFWGKITQHRQRRIRKRRIFRRRKKTPKEDLPGEKPLSRSAQGVPLSCPENPSRAD from the coding sequence ATGAACTTGCCGAACCTGTTGACATTGCTGAGGATCACTACCATCCCGTTCTTCGTGACGGTCCTGCTGACCGAGAAGTTTCCGAACCGGGAGATCTGGGGGATCGTCATTTTCCTGGCCGCATCGCTGACGGACCTCCTCGACGGCTGGATCGCCCGCCGCCGGCGCCAGGTCACCACCATGGGCATCATCCTCGACCCCATCGCCGACAAGCTCCTCGTCTCCGCCGCCTTCATCTCCCTGGTCCAGATGCAGCTCGCTCCCGCCTGGATGGTGGTGATCATCATCGGACGCGAATTCGCCGTCTCGGGGCTGCGCAACATCGCGTCCTCCGAGGGGTTCACCATTCGGGCCTCGATGCTCGGGAAGACCAAGATGATCTTCCAGGTGGCCGCAGTCTGCCTCATCCTCGCCGGGGCGCGGTTCGGCGGCGTCTGGAGCCAGCTGGGCCGGATCTCCCTCTGGATGGTGCTTCTCGTGGCCATCTGGAGCATGGTCCACTATTTTTACAAGTTCTGGGGGAAGATCACCCAGCACCGCCAGCGCCGGATCCGCAAGCGCCGCATTTTCCGCCGTCGGAAAAAAACCCCCAAGGAGGACCTTCCCGGTGAAAAACCTCTCTCCCGAAGCGCGCAAGGAGTGCCTCTTTCTTGCCCGGAAAACCCTTCACGAGCTGATTAG
- the amrA gene encoding AmmeMemoRadiSam system protein A — MKNLSPEARKECLFLARKTLHELIRGQKEGSRYHPVQPELLELRGAFVTLKRKGQLRGCIGYIEAVKPLWQTIVDCTGSSARNDYRFPPVEPEELPEIHIEISVLTPRETIDDVSAIEVGRHGILLTKGVCRGLLLPQVAVEYGWDREQFLRHTCRKAGLPEDSWKKGARIEIFSADVFGEEE; from the coding sequence GTGAAAAACCTCTCTCCCGAAGCGCGCAAGGAGTGCCTCTTTCTTGCCCGGAAAACCCTTCACGAGCTGATTAGGGGCCAGAAGGAAGGGTCGCGGTACCATCCCGTGCAGCCGGAACTCCTCGAACTCCGCGGGGCTTTCGTGACCCTCAAGCGCAAAGGCCAGTTGCGGGGGTGTATCGGGTACATCGAGGCGGTCAAGCCGCTGTGGCAGACCATCGTGGACTGCACGGGGTCCTCTGCCCGCAATGACTACCGTTTCCCCCCCGTCGAACCGGAGGAACTCCCGGAGATTCACATCGAGATTTCCGTCCTGACCCCCCGTGAAACCATCGACGACGTGTCCGCCATCGAGGTGGGCCGCCACGGGATCCTCCTGACCAAGGGGGTTTGCCGGGGATTGCTCCTGCCCCAGGTCGCCGTCGAGTACGGGTGGGACCGGGAGCAGTTCCTCCGCCACACCTGCCGGAAGGCCGGCCTTCCCGAGGACTCCTGGAAGAAGGGGGCCCGGATCGAGATCTTCTCCGCGGACGTGTTCGGAGAGGAGGAGTGA
- a CDS encoding MCE family protein, protein MARDRRRKKVNWHEIRVGVFVLICLALMVFMLFRVTGGRGFFSSKVRAVTYLPATQGMKPGAPVWLNGIEIGHVEEITLESTLPPTKANGVIQSRIREMEQDMDRTRTDIEISGKHIQDLRTKRAAASEAEARGFDDGIRKEEDRLAMLRKTYEKEDGDIKTLRGNLQSIRLILQIDKEYAGWILNDSEVSIGSIGLLGDNYVNISIGRLREPAKKLPDGTLVIEGVSEATLHQMMLSASQMMGTFEEISDRVKSITVKVDEGQGTIGKLVNNSVLHDTLVATTESLRDTVRKAGDVMTDLQDSQGTIGQLIKSKELYIELKDTITQVKQFAQKLNTDGNSLDRLLKSSDLYDNLLRVTSRADNILKNVEAGKGTLGKLNTDDTFFVEAKGALAKLHQILAQVEAGQGTLGKLLKDPALFQSLNEAVAELAKFLMDVRKDPKKYLSIKFRLF, encoded by the coding sequence ATGGCACGAGACCGACGACGCAAAAAAGTGAACTGGCACGAGATCCGGGTGGGGGTCTTCGTCCTGATCTGCCTGGCCCTGATGGTCTTCATGCTCTTTCGCGTGACCGGCGGCCGGGGGTTCTTCTCCTCGAAGGTCCGGGCCGTCACCTACCTTCCCGCCACCCAGGGGATGAAGCCCGGGGCGCCCGTCTGGCTGAACGGCATCGAGATCGGGCACGTCGAGGAGATCACGCTGGAGTCCACGCTCCCGCCCACCAAGGCCAACGGCGTCATCCAGTCGCGCATCCGGGAGATGGAGCAGGACATGGATCGCACCCGCACCGACATCGAGATCAGCGGGAAGCACATCCAGGACCTGCGCACGAAGCGCGCCGCCGCCTCGGAGGCGGAGGCCCGCGGCTTCGACGACGGCATCCGGAAGGAGGAAGACCGGCTGGCCATGCTCCGGAAAACCTACGAGAAGGAGGACGGCGACATCAAGACCCTCCGCGGCAACCTCCAGAGCATCCGCCTGATTCTCCAGATCGACAAGGAGTACGCCGGCTGGATCCTGAACGACTCGGAGGTCAGCATCGGCTCCATTGGCCTTCTCGGCGACAACTACGTGAACATCAGCATCGGCCGCCTCCGGGAGCCCGCCAAGAAGCTCCCCGACGGGACCCTCGTCATCGAGGGGGTCAGCGAGGCCACGCTCCACCAGATGATGCTCAGCGCCAGCCAGATGATGGGGACGTTCGAGGAGATCTCCGACCGCGTCAAGAGCATCACCGTGAAGGTGGACGAGGGGCAGGGGACCATCGGCAAGCTGGTCAACAACTCCGTCCTCCATGACACCCTTGTCGCCACCACCGAGAGCCTGCGGGACACCGTCCGCAAGGCCGGGGACGTCATGACCGACCTCCAGGACAGCCAGGGGACCATCGGCCAGCTCATCAAGAGCAAGGAACTCTACATCGAGCTCAAGGACACCATCACCCAGGTCAAGCAGTTCGCCCAGAAGCTCAACACCGACGGGAACTCCCTGGACCGGCTCCTGAAGTCGTCCGACCTCTACGACAACCTGCTGCGGGTGACGTCGCGGGCGGACAACATCCTGAAGAACGTCGAGGCCGGGAAGGGGACCCTCGGAAAGCTCAACACCGACGACACCTTCTTCGTGGAAGCCAAGGGGGCGCTGGCGAAGCTGCACCAGATCCTGGCCCAGGTGGAGGCGGGGCAGGGGACGCTCGGCAAGCTCCTGAAGGACCCGGCCCTGTTCCAGAGTCTCAACGAGGCCGTGGCGGAACTCGCCAAGTTCCTCATGGACGTCCGGAAGGACCCCAAGAAGTACCTGAGCATCAAGTTCAGGCTCTTCTGA
- a CDS encoding DUF2752 domain-containing protein, protein MRVRLEREAGAFTTLDWVGFFAVPALLVALFFPFGRFRITWCNFERLTGYPCPTCDMTTCFVHLAHGRAGAALATSPLGCVLFLFVLYAVVHLVLARGFRLPVPRLQLDRKERRRAWALVLAAVALNWAYAVARVKLFS, encoded by the coding sequence ATGCGGGTCCGGCTCGAACGGGAGGCGGGGGCGTTCACCACGCTGGACTGGGTGGGCTTCTTCGCCGTCCCCGCGCTCCTGGTGGCGCTTTTTTTTCCGTTCGGGCGTTTCCGGATCACCTGGTGCAACTTCGAGCGGCTCACCGGCTACCCCTGCCCGACCTGCGACATGACCACCTGCTTTGTCCACCTCGCCCACGGCCGCGCGGGGGCGGCTCTGGCAACATCCCCCCTGGGGTGTGTCCTCTTCCTCTTCGTGCTCTACGCGGTGGTGCACCTGGTCCTGGCGCGGGGTTTCCGGCTCCCCGTCCCCCGGCTGCAACTGGACCGGAAGGAGCGGCGCCGGGCCTGGGCCCTGGTGCTGGCGGCCGTGGCGCTCAACTGGGCTTACGCCGTCGCCCGCGTCAAGCTGTTTTCTTGA
- a CDS encoding serine/threonine-protein phosphatase: MRVTYPHFIRYLENLLDEIKNFNSIAGQLQPSPGEVPRLEGLDVHGECFPMNGLMGGDHIVYVDFNRRFDLDARIRKALDEGREDVARELHLDRGRAGILLADVAGHRLTDAVLTAMLHQAFLVGVQYELETRGTITTNLFENINARFHHSTQVGKYVTMIYGEISATGMFRFISAGHPYPIVFSNEFDRIMDIAEDRMVRYPPIGTMLERDHVDQSRHESLLGEKDPYTINEMELMGHGDILIIYTDGFAEHADADGNPYCPARLEEKLRAAKGQSAEEISHVLLEDMLEFGNPADDLSFVVIKKTA, translated from the coding sequence ATGCGCGTCACCTATCCGCATTTCATACGGTACCTGGAAAACCTGCTGGACGAGATCAAGAACTTCAACTCCATCGCCGGGCAGCTGCAGCCGTCCCCCGGCGAGGTCCCCCGGCTGGAGGGGTTGGACGTCCACGGGGAGTGCTTCCCCATGAACGGCCTCATGGGCGGCGACCACATCGTCTACGTGGACTTCAACCGGCGCTTCGACCTGGACGCCCGGATCCGGAAGGCCCTGGACGAGGGCCGCGAGGACGTGGCCCGGGAGCTGCACCTCGACCGGGGCCGCGCGGGCATCCTGCTGGCGGACGTGGCCGGCCACCGCCTGACGGACGCCGTCCTCACCGCCATGCTCCACCAGGCCTTCCTGGTCGGGGTCCAGTACGAGCTGGAGACCCGGGGCACCATCACCACGAACCTCTTCGAGAACATCAACGCCCGCTTCCACCACTCCACGCAGGTGGGCAAGTACGTCACCATGATCTACGGCGAGATTTCCGCCACGGGGATGTTCCGCTTCATTTCCGCCGGCCACCCCTACCCCATCGTCTTCTCCAACGAGTTCGACCGGATCATGGACATCGCCGAGGACCGGATGGTCCGGTACCCCCCCATCGGCACCATGCTGGAGCGCGATCACGTCGACCAGAGCCGCCACGAGAGCCTGCTGGGCGAGAAAGACCCTTACACCATCAACGAGATGGAGTTGATGGGCCACGGGGACATCCTGATCATCTACACCGACGGCTTCGCGGAGCACGCCGACGCGGACGGGAACCCCTACTGCCCGGCCCGCCTCGAGGAGAAGCTGCGCGCGGCCAAGGGGCAGAGCGCCGAGGAGATCTCCCACGTCCTCCTGGAGGACATGCTGGAGTTCGGCAACCCCGCGGACGACCTCAGTTTCGTGGTGATCAAGAAAACAGCTTGA
- a CDS encoding type II toxin-antitoxin system HicA family toxin, producing the protein MKQISGKDFSALLQRLGWLLVRIHGSHHIHMKEGRPERISVPVHGNKPLNSGLLKHFMKIADIDETDL; encoded by the coding sequence ATGAAACAGATCTCCGGCAAGGATTTTTCTGCTTTGTTGCAACGCTTGGGATGGTTACTGGTGCGAATCCACGGAAGTCACCACATTCACATGAAAGAAGGCCGGCCGGAAAGAATCAGTGTACCCGTTCACGGAAACAAACCGCTCAACTCCGGTTTATTGAAACACTTCATGAAGATTGCGGATATCGACGAAACCGACCTTTGA
- a CDS encoding type II toxin-antitoxin system HicB family antitoxin has translation MKIKVVIHKSEDSGLWAEVPAIPGCATQGDTFEELLANLYEAVEGCLSVDVEQTKLDEQDRVLEIAV, from the coding sequence ATGAAAATAAAAGTCGTCATCCACAAGTCGGAAGATTCCGGATTGTGGGCTGAAGTTCCCGCTATTCCCGGTTGTGCGACTCAAGGGGACACTTTCGAGGAACTTCTGGCTAACTTGTATGAGGCCGTGGAAGGATGTCTGTCTGTTGATGTGGAACAGACCAAGTTGGACGAGCAGGACCGCGTGCTGGAAATCGCCGTATGA
- a CDS encoding recombinase family protein: MTDNHSSTQTPIPHRVGYARVSSTGQNLDSQLDALTNAGCGKVFSEKMTGSRMDRPGWDQLMEYLRSGDTLVVTELSRMTRSLLDLLQTAKILEQRQVNLISLRENIDTTTATGRCFLSMMGAIHQMERELRAERAAAGRASAKARGKSGGRPRTDIGKLENARILYENSGKTAAEVCAAAGVGRRVFFAYLSEKRRDSVKAHEKFLGKEEQTITRGAP; the protein is encoded by the coding sequence ATGACAGATAATCATTCCTCAACACAAACTCCAATACCGCACCGCGTCGGCTACGCTCGCGTCAGCAGCACCGGCCAAAACCTTGATTCTCAGTTGGACGCGTTGACGAACGCGGGTTGTGGGAAAGTGTTCTCCGAGAAAATGACCGGATCGCGGATGGACCGACCGGGTTGGGACCAGCTCATGGAATACCTCCGGTCAGGCGACACACTCGTGGTCACCGAACTCAGCCGCATGACCCGCTCCTTGCTCGACTTGCTTCAAACAGCCAAAATTCTGGAACAACGACAGGTCAACCTGATCTCGTTGCGCGAAAACATCGACACCACGACCGCCACCGGGCGCTGCTTCCTGTCGATGATGGGGGCCATCCACCAGATGGAGCGGGAACTGCGCGCCGAACGGGCAGCCGCCGGACGTGCTTCAGCCAAAGCGCGGGGAAAATCCGGTGGACGCCCGCGCACGGACATTGGGAAGTTGGAAAATGCCAGGATTTTGTACGAAAATTCCGGAAAAACGGCCGCCGAAGTGTGTGCGGCAGCAGGTGTCGGACGGCGGGTTTTTTTTGCCTACTTGAGTGAAAAGCGACGAGATAGCGTCAAAGCCCATGAGAAGTTCCTTGGCAAAGAAGAACAAACAATCACGAGAGGTGCACCATGA
- a CDS encoding protein kinase yields the protein MPENIPPVKTDPAEAAHPPASMASGHAPAPPVPGGAQSTSRLDVETGAPVDPLTAAAVTPEPPGRYRFRAEIGRGGLGRVSTALDTHLGREIAIKELVGQARPGDGDSRHEAARRLTEITDLERFLREARLTGQLEHPNIIPVYEVGRRPDGSLYYTMKRVRGRTLAEALAECHDLRDRLKLLPHYLDLCQAIAYAHSRGVIHRDIKTGNVMLGEFGETVVLDWGIAKVKGQGDDRRLDAPPVWQGEVETGQTCMGTIIGTPTYMSPEQAAGRLDEVDEVSDVWSLGAVLYEILTGGPPFRGATAAAVLSQALVADITPPRGIEPAVPPELAAICEKALQRDRERRHPGAKALADEISAFLAGGRVGSYEYSSWDLLRRFARKNKALLAFSALLLLLIVVSAAALLVSYRKEHAALRSSRYHMAQALDEKADRLNQETKSLLTPVFAAASLLNNPASPASPHFDADFSREVPDSTRLVVEAASKVYQGILSRSLQLKRTVALEHFVTRVGFSPDGRILAIGSTDGRLELRDPETGAPLRSDRLHPDMVLAIAFSPDGALLATAGFDGVIRVRDSRSGALRHTLAGHTAVVRTLHFFDGGRKLASAGDDRVIRTWDLRDGSLAGKYEGHDLGVMSVVVSEDGRRMVSGGRDRTVRLWSVPDRKLLRTLSAHDGVVSGVTFCRGESRLVTCSWDGTVKVWDLAAGRCLRTLPWHQDIITAQSLNGSTLATTSLDKTVHLGDIDTGETLLRIDTFNDGLMNAAFSPSGALLAFPAGARSVGVWSRRGPGAVRKLVGHEGIIIRGSFSPDGTMLATGAFDRTVKIWSTRTGTLRATLTGHTNYVQSVEFSRSGRVLASGGRDETVRLWDVASGREIRSVHVGGSLIDNTVFSPDDHWLAVGNNTAVITLVDLGSSQPARSISGHTGRVSDLAFLPDGRRMLSSSLDGTVRFWEIPSGRELRRIDFNTPLGGIALAPDGSRFAVLDRDGRVMVQDLDAGAHRDLYKETMELTSAVAFSPDGRYLVTGARDRRAAVWSFTDGEMVLRLALEVEARWVGFSPDGRSLAVAAGNSAILCPLDYALLRSIRSNPAHYLQEAEKAAGVTLEGFFPQPAAP from the coding sequence ATGCCCGAAAACATTCCTCCCGTGAAAACCGACCCCGCCGAGGCGGCTCACCCCCCGGCGTCGATGGCCTCGGGACACGCCCCGGCGCCCCCGGTCCCCGGCGGGGCGCAGTCCACCTCCCGGCTGGACGTCGAGACCGGCGCTCCGGTGGACCCGCTCACGGCGGCCGCGGTCACGCCGGAACCGCCCGGCCGGTACCGGTTCCGGGCCGAAATCGGACGCGGAGGCCTCGGTCGGGTCTCGACCGCCCTGGACACGCACCTGGGACGGGAGATCGCCATCAAGGAACTGGTGGGGCAGGCTCGCCCCGGGGACGGGGACTCCCGGCACGAAGCCGCCCGTCGGCTCACCGAGATCACGGACCTGGAACGCTTCCTCCGCGAGGCCCGCCTGACCGGCCAACTGGAACACCCGAACATCATCCCGGTCTACGAGGTGGGGCGCCGCCCCGACGGGAGCCTTTACTACACCATGAAGCGGGTGCGCGGGAGGACCCTCGCCGAGGCCCTCGCGGAGTGCCACGACCTCCGGGACCGGCTGAAGCTGCTCCCCCACTACCTCGATCTCTGCCAGGCCATCGCCTATGCCCACAGCCGCGGCGTGATCCACCGGGACATCAAGACCGGCAACGTCATGCTGGGCGAATTCGGTGAAACCGTGGTCCTGGACTGGGGCATCGCGAAGGTCAAGGGCCAGGGGGACGACCGCCGCCTGGATGCTCCCCCGGTCTGGCAGGGCGAGGTGGAGACCGGGCAGACCTGCATGGGGACCATCATCGGGACGCCCACCTACATGAGCCCCGAGCAGGCTGCCGGTCGCCTGGACGAGGTGGACGAGGTCTCCGACGTCTGGTCCCTGGGCGCGGTGCTGTACGAGATCCTGACCGGCGGGCCGCCGTTCCGGGGCGCGACCGCCGCGGCGGTCCTCAGCCAGGCCCTCGTGGCCGACATCACCCCCCCGAGGGGGATCGAGCCCGCCGTCCCCCCCGAGCTGGCGGCGATCTGCGAGAAAGCCCTCCAGCGGGACCGCGAACGGCGCCACCCCGGCGCCAAGGCACTGGCGGACGAAATCTCCGCCTTCCTGGCCGGGGGGCGGGTGGGGTCCTACGAGTACTCCTCGTGGGACCTCCTCCGGCGCTTCGCGAGGAAAAACAAGGCCCTCCTGGCCTTCTCCGCCCTGCTCCTGCTGTTGATCGTGGTCTCCGCCGCCGCCCTGCTGGTGTCCTACCGCAAGGAACACGCCGCGCTGCGCTCCTCCCGGTACCACATGGCCCAGGCCCTCGACGAGAAGGCCGACCGGCTGAACCAGGAGACGAAGTCCCTGCTCACCCCCGTCTTCGCCGCCGCCTCCCTGCTCAACAATCCCGCCAGCCCGGCGAGCCCCCATTTCGACGCCGACTTCTCCCGGGAGGTCCCGGACAGCACCCGTCTGGTGGTGGAGGCGGCGTCCAAGGTCTACCAGGGCATCCTGTCCCGCAGCTTGCAGCTGAAGCGCACCGTCGCCCTGGAGCATTTCGTCACCCGGGTGGGGTTCTCCCCCGACGGGCGCATTCTGGCCATCGGGTCCACGGACGGCCGCCTGGAGCTGCGGGACCCCGAAACGGGGGCCCCCCTTCGAAGCGACCGCCTCCACCCGGACATGGTCCTGGCGATCGCCTTCTCCCCCGACGGGGCGCTCCTGGCCACCGCCGGCTTCGACGGGGTGATCCGGGTCCGGGACTCCCGCTCCGGCGCCCTGCGGCACACCCTCGCCGGTCACACCGCGGTGGTGCGCACCCTCCACTTCTTCGACGGCGGGCGGAAGCTGGCTTCCGCCGGCGACGACCGGGTCATCCGCACCTGGGACCTGCGGGACGGCTCCCTGGCGGGGAAGTACGAGGGCCACGACCTGGGGGTCATGAGCGTGGTGGTATCCGAAGACGGCCGCCGGATGGTCTCCGGCGGCCGCGACCGGACGGTGCGTTTGTGGTCGGTGCCGGACCGTAAGCTCCTCCGGACCCTGAGCGCCCACGACGGGGTGGTCAGCGGGGTGACGTTCTGCCGCGGGGAAAGCCGGTTGGTCACCTGCAGCTGGGACGGGACCGTCAAGGTCTGGGACCTCGCCGCCGGCCGGTGCCTGCGGACCTTGCCCTGGCACCAGGACATCATCACCGCCCAGTCGCTCAACGGCTCCACCCTCGCCACCACCAGCCTGGACAAGACGGTGCACCTCGGGGACATCGACACGGGGGAAACCCTGCTGCGCATCGACACCTTCAACGACGGGCTCATGAACGCGGCGTTCTCGCCCTCCGGGGCCCTCCTGGCCTTCCCCGCCGGCGCCCGGAGCGTCGGTGTCTGGTCGCGCCGGGGCCCGGGAGCGGTCCGAAAGCTGGTGGGCCACGAGGGAATCATCATCCGGGGCAGCTTTTCGCCGGACGGGACGATGCTGGCCACCGGCGCCTTCGACCGGACCGTCAAGATCTGGTCCACCCGGACGGGCACCCTTCGCGCCACGCTGACCGGTCACACCAACTACGTGCAGAGCGTGGAATTCTCCCGGAGCGGCAGGGTCCTGGCCTCCGGCGGGCGGGACGAGACGGTCCGGCTCTGGGACGTGGCGTCCGGTCGGGAGATCCGGTCGGTCCACGTGGGTGGTTCCCTGATCGACAACACGGTCTTTTCCCCTGACGACCACTGGCTGGCGGTGGGGAACAACACCGCCGTCATCACCCTGGTGGACCTCGGGTCGTCGCAACCGGCGAGGTCGATATCCGGCCACACGGGCCGCGTCAGCGACCTGGCCTTCCTGCCCGACGGCCGGCGGATGCTCAGCTCGTCCCTCGACGGCACGGTCCGGTTCTGGGAAATCCCCTCCGGGAGGGAGTTGCGGCGGATCGATTTCAACACGCCCCTGGGGGGAATCGCCCTCGCTCCCGACGGTTCACGCTTCGCCGTGCTCGACCGCGACGGGAGAGTCATGGTCCAGGACCTCGACGCCGGGGCGCACCGGGACCTCTACAAGGAGACGATGGAACTGACGTCGGCCGTCGCCTTCTCGCCCGACGGCCGGTACCTGGTCACCGGGGCCCGCGACCGGCGCGCCGCGGTGTGGTCCTTCACTGACGGCGAGATGGTCCTCCGGCTCGCCCTGGAGGTGGAGGCCCGCTGGGTCGGCTTCTCGCCCGACGGCCGGTCGCTGGCGGTGGCGGCCGGGAACTCGGCGATCTTGTGCCCGCTGGATTACGCCCTGCTGCGGTCCATCCGTTCGAACCCCGCTCACTACCTCCAGGAAGCGGAAAAGGCCGCCGGGGTGACGCTCGAGGGTTTCTTCCCTCAGCCCGCCGCACCCTGA
- a CDS encoding phosphate butyryltransferase: protein MIRNYRELFDCVRQGRRRTLAIPSAEGESIVEACGEAAREGICDSILIGAAAKINGYLNKLGIAETGVRVLDEPDPEKAVAVAVAMVRRGEAEMLMKGKTDTKVLMKAVLDGETGLRTGRVLSHVAVIEMASWPKLMIHTDGGLNIRPDAEKRMDIIRNAVEVAGKLGVARPNVALLSAMEGVDPKREETLDYERILKTQAESPFTEAVIEGPMAMDVALSAESARIKGVLSHIAGDTDIFVTPDIASANIAVKSLIYLAGAKVGGLVVGASAPIVLLSRADDSGTKLRSIALGALWGN from the coding sequence ATGATCAGGAATTACCGGGAATTGTTCGATTGCGTGCGGCAGGGGCGGCGGCGGACGCTGGCCATCCCCTCGGCCGAGGGTGAGTCCATCGTGGAAGCGTGCGGCGAGGCCGCGCGGGAGGGGATCTGCGATTCCATCCTGATCGGCGCCGCGGCGAAAATCAACGGCTACCTCAACAAGCTGGGGATTGCGGAGACCGGCGTGAGGGTCCTCGACGAGCCCGACCCCGAGAAAGCCGTCGCGGTCGCCGTCGCCATGGTCCGCCGGGGCGAGGCCGAGATGCTCATGAAGGGGAAGACCGACACCAAGGTCCTGATGAAAGCCGTCCTGGACGGCGAGACCGGTCTCCGGACGGGACGGGTCCTGAGCCACGTGGCCGTCATCGAAATGGCGTCCTGGCCGAAGCTCATGATCCACACCGATGGCGGGCTCAACATCCGGCCCGACGCGGAGAAGCGCATGGACATCATCCGGAACGCGGTCGAAGTGGCGGGGAAGCTGGGGGTCGCCCGGCCGAACGTGGCCCTCCTCTCGGCCATGGAGGGGGTGGACCCGAAACGGGAGGAGACCCTGGACTACGAGCGGATCCTGAAAACCCAGGCGGAGAGCCCATTCACCGAGGCCGTCATCGAGGGCCCCATGGCCATGGACGTGGCGCTGAGCGCGGAGTCCGCGCGGATCAAGGGGGTGCTGAGCCACATCGCCGGCGACACGGACATCTTCGTCACCCCCGACATCGCCTCGGCCAACATCGCCGTCAAGAGCCTGATCTACCTGGCCGGCGCCAAGGTGGGCGGCCTCGTGGTGGGGGCTTCGGCCCCCATCGTGCTCCTGAGCCGCGCGGACGATTCCGGGACCAAGCTGCGGTCCATCGCGCTCGGGGCCCTGTGGGGGAACTGA
- the buk gene encoding butyrate kinase, with protein sequence MKILAINPGGVSTKMALYDGAEAAWTVDIQHTEEDLKGFHTVLEQLDFRLGLIRGKLSEMGTAASDLDAAVGRGGLFKPLRAGAYRVDEAMLDDIRQGRTKADHPSNLGALLAHAVVSEAGKPAFIVDPVSVDEFEEESRLSGLPEIERLSLVHALNVRATAYKAAARMGKTLPELNLVVAHLGSGFSIAALRKGKIVDVNNANDGGPFSPQRTGTLPVTQLVKLAFSGKYPDARALNAVLTKKGGLTAYLGTHDLREVERRIDEGDATASLVFRAMTRQICKEVGAMAAVLDGRVDAVLVTGGMAYSTRLTGLLSERLSWIAPVTVLPGENELESLALGTLRVLEGREEACRY encoded by the coding sequence ATGAAGATTCTCGCGATAAACCCGGGAGGCGTATCCACCAAGATGGCCCTTTACGACGGCGCCGAGGCGGCCTGGACCGTGGACATCCAGCACACCGAGGAAGACCTGAAGGGGTTCCACACCGTCCTCGAGCAGCTCGACTTCCGCCTGGGCCTGATCCGGGGCAAGCTGTCGGAGATGGGGACGGCCGCTTCCGACCTCGATGCCGCCGTGGGGCGAGGAGGACTGTTCAAACCGCTCCGGGCCGGGGCCTACCGCGTCGACGAGGCCATGCTGGACGACATCCGCCAGGGGCGGACCAAGGCCGACCACCCCTCCAACCTGGGGGCCCTCCTGGCCCACGCGGTGGTGTCCGAGGCGGGGAAACCGGCCTTCATCGTGGACCCCGTCTCGGTGGACGAATTCGAGGAGGAGTCCAGGCTCTCCGGGCTCCCCGAGATCGAGCGCCTCTCCCTGGTCCACGCCCTGAACGTTCGGGCGACGGCCTACAAGGCAGCGGCCCGGATGGGCAAGACCCTGCCGGAACTCAACCTGGTGGTGGCCCACCTGGGGTCGGGGTTCAGCATCGCCGCCCTGCGGAAGGGGAAGATCGTGGACGTAAACAACGCCAACGACGGCGGCCCTTTCTCGCCCCAGCGGACCGGCACGCTCCCGGTGACCCAGTTGGTCAAGCTCGCCTTCTCCGGCAAGTACCCGGACGCCCGGGCGCTCAACGCGGTCCTGACCAAGAAGGGCGGCCTGACCGCCTACCTCGGCACCCACGACCTGCGGGAGGTGGAACGGCGCATCGACGAGGGCGACGCGACCGCCTCCCTGGTTTTCCGGGCCATGACCCGCCAGATCTGCAAGGAGGTCGGCGCCATGGCCGCCGTGCTGGACGGCCGGGTGGACGCCGTTCTCGTCACGGGCGGGATGGCCTACTCCACCCGGTTGACGGGCCTTCTCTCGGAGCGCTTGTCCTGGATCGCACCGGTCACGGTCCTGCCGGGCGAGAACGAACTCGAGTCGCTGGCCCTGGGGACGCTCCGTGTCCTCGAAGGGCGGGAGGAAGCTTGCCGGTATTGA